One part of the Brachyspira sp. SAP_772 genome encodes these proteins:
- a CDS encoding folylpolyglutamate synthase/dihydrofolate synthase family protein: MENINDALDYLYSFMNKKNLHKKNNNHISNVENILNILGYKQTFKIIHITGTKGKGSATLSLAHMLSACNYKTGAFISPHIINERERISINDEWISENDFISIVKKIKGIIEENKLDESITVFEFFTIIGLYYFFINKVDYACIEVGIGGRFDCTNIVDSSISILTSISYDHVDILGNTIEEITYQKAGIIKNNSIVISAMQEKNSIEIIENVSKEKNCKLYVFNKDFCSNIIKNTSKILEFDYIEKENKYHFTTTLLGEHQSENIALSFKAFTLLEDKKENIEKAIDSLRNFNIKARLTFIERNPDIIVDGAHNAKSLSRILKTIYKWYDSVVILFAPISEKDVGGMCEILKESEDIIIISSTKSKYKNSDSFKTYEYLKEKENVYHIESFDLAVEEMKKISKEKNIPALVIGSLYSASDYIISEEG; encoded by the coding sequence ATGGAAAATATTAATGATGCTTTAGATTATCTATACTCTTTTATGAATAAAAAAAATCTTCATAAAAAAAATAATAATCATATAAGCAATGTAGAAAACATTTTAAATATATTAGGCTATAAACAAACTTTTAAAATAATACACATAACAGGCACGAAAGGAAAAGGCTCTGCTACTTTAAGTTTGGCTCATATGCTTAGCGCCTGCAATTACAAAACAGGTGCTTTTATATCTCCCCACATCATAAACGAGAGAGAGAGAATATCTATTAATGATGAATGGATTAGCGAGAATGATTTTATTTCTATAGTAAAAAAGATAAAGGGCATAATTGAAGAAAATAAGCTTGATGAGAGTATAACAGTTTTTGAGTTTTTTACTATAATAGGTTTGTATTACTTTTTTATTAACAAAGTGGATTATGCTTGTATAGAGGTTGGCATTGGAGGGAGGTTTGACTGCACCAATATTGTAGATTCTTCTATTAGCATATTAACTTCTATTTCTTATGATCATGTGGATATATTGGGAAACACCATAGAAGAGATAACTTATCAAAAGGCTGGCATTATAAAAAATAATTCTATAGTGATATCAGCAATGCAAGAGAAAAACTCTATTGAGATAATAGAAAATGTGTCAAAAGAAAAAAACTGCAAGCTATATGTATTTAATAAAGACTTTTGTTCTAATATAATAAAAAATACAAGCAAAATATTAGAGTTTGATTATATAGAAAAAGAAAACAAATATCATTTTACAACAACACTTTTAGGAGAACATCAAAGCGAAAATATAGCATTATCATTTAAGGCTTTTACATTGTTAGAAGATAAAAAAGAAAATATAGAAAAAGCAATAGACTCACTTCGCAATTTTAATATAAAGGCAAGATTAACTTTTATAGAGAGGAATCCAGACATTATAGTAGACGGTGCTCATAATGCGAAATCATTAAGCAGAATATTAAAGACTATTTATAAATGGTATGATAGTGTGGTGATATTATTTGCCCCTATAAGCGAAAAAGATGTCGGCGGAATGTGCGAGATATTAAAAGAGAGTGAAGACATAATTATAATAAGTTCTACGAAATCAAAATATAAAAACTCTGACAGTTTTAAAACTTATGAATATTTAAAAGAAAAAGAGAATGTGTATCATATAGAGAGTTTTGACTTGGCGGTAGAAGAGATGAAAAAGATATCTAAGGAGAAAAATATACCTGCATTAGTGATAGGTTCGCTTTACAGTGCTAGCGACTATATAATTTCAGAAGAAGGGTGA
- a CDS encoding glycoside hydrolase family 3 N-terminal domain-containing protein, which produces MFKNFKVVKSIIILFSFVIIGLVINSCSKDEEKKAADLKTEEEKYIIELKNKYPYLSNYIDEVNSMNVEERRGLLTMVGITDTVLSEETINTLKDNHIAGVILFNYNIVDEAQLKKLTSDLKKYVNKNMLISIDEEGGEVFRIPFDKYKNISAKMIGDSNSSEYAYNIAYNKAKFLKEMGINMILGPLCDVPSNKDSYIYNRSFSTNVETVSKMVEATIKAQKDAGIISVVKHFPGHGDTSVNSHDEFPVIDKTLEELKNKELIPFQKAIDLGAEMVLVAHIKNKYIDDTLPSSMSEKYRKLLEEDMGFKGVIITDDLVMTGKIKGTINYGINLTSNIYKNVEGMFRNIEPDIISCAKVLKIMRENT; this is translated from the coding sequence ATGTTTAAAAATTTCAAAGTTGTTAAGTCAATTATAATTTTATTTAGTTTTGTGATTATTGGGTTAGTGATTAATTCTTGCTCTAAAGATGAAGAAAAAAAAGCAGCGGATTTAAAAACAGAAGAAGAGAAATATATTATAGAATTAAAAAATAAATATCCCTATTTGTCTAACTATATAGATGAAGTTAATAGCATGAACGTTGAAGAAAGGCGTGGTCTTCTTACTATGGTGGGTATTACTGACACAGTATTAAGCGAAGAGACCATAAATACTTTAAAAGATAATCATATTGCCGGCGTTATACTTTTTAATTACAACATAGTAGATGAGGCTCAGCTAAAAAAACTCACATCAGACCTAAAAAAATATGTTAACAAAAATATGTTAATCTCTATAGACGAAGAGGGCGGCGAAGTATTTAGAATACCTTTTGACAAATACAAAAATATTTCAGCCAAAATGATAGGCGATAGCAATAGCAGCGAATATGCCTACAACATCGCCTACAACAAAGCAAAGTTTCTAAAAGAGATGGGAATTAATATGATATTAGGTCCATTATGCGATGTGCCAAGCAATAAAGATTCTTATATATATAATAGAAGCTTTTCAACAAATGTGGAAACGGTTTCAAAAATGGTAGAAGCTACAATAAAAGCTCAAAAAGATGCAGGCATTATAAGCGTTGTTAAACATTTTCCGGGTCATGGGGACACTTCAGTTAATTCTCATGATGAGTTTCCTGTAATAGATAAAACCTTAGAAGAGCTGAAAAATAAAGAATTAATACCTTTTCAAAAGGCTATAGATTTGGGAGCGGAGATGGTTTTGGTTGCTCATATAAAAAATAAATACATAGACGACACACTTCCATCAAGCATGTCTGAAAAATACAGAAAATTGCTTGAAGAAGATATGGGCTTTAAAGGCGTAATTATCACTGATGACCTTGTGATGACAGGAAAGATTAAAGGTACTATCAATTATGGAATAAATCTTACAAGCAATATTTACAAAAATGTAGAGGGCATGTTTAGAAATATTGAGCCTGATATAATTTCATGTGCTAAGGTATTAAAGATAATGAGAGAAAATACTTAA
- a CDS encoding cyclodeaminase/cyclohydrolase family protein: protein MEKLINKSVLDYINDVDSSLPAPGGGSVTAVVASLACALAGMVAHLTVNKKKFKELDEETQTAFNNAVENIKQIKNQLIEIVDKDADMFQLIMDAYKLPKDTDEQKEIRKNAISEAAKKALEPPLQTLKSCYELLEHFEIIHKYGNEGVISDIVCAYTILYAASKCSIVNININLSSINDENFLHNTKDICLYYLNGMKTTYKEVNFELLDIQ, encoded by the coding sequence ATGGAAAAGCTTATAAACAAAAGCGTATTAGATTATATTAATGATGTAGATTCATCATTGCCTGCTCCGGGCGGCGGAAGTGTTACTGCTGTTGTCGCTAGCTTGGCTTGTGCCTTGGCTGGAATGGTTGCTCATCTCACCGTAAACAAAAAAAAGTTTAAAGAACTAGATGAAGAAACACAAACTGCTTTCAATAACGCTGTAGAAAATATAAAACAAATAAAAAATCAGTTAATAGAAATTGTAGATAAAGATGCTGATATGTTTCAATTAATTATGGACGCATACAAATTGCCTAAAGACACCGATGAACAAAAAGAGATAAGAAAAAACGCTATTTCTGAGGCAGCAAAAAAAGCATTAGAGCCCCCACTTCAGACACTTAAAAGCTGTTATGAGTTATTAGAGCATTTTGAGATAATTCATAAATATGGTAATGAGGGCGTTATAAGTGATATAGTATGTGCGTATACAATTTTATATGCCGCTAGTAAATGCTCTATAGTTAATATTAATATAAATTTATCTTCTATAAATGATGAAAACTTTTTACATAATACTAAAGATATATGTTTATATTATTTGAATGGTATGAAAACAACATATAAGGAGGTAAATTTTGAATTATTGGATATTCAATAA
- a CDS encoding helix-turn-helix domain-containing protein yields the protein MSITTKHIISLKDEEKQKIKEFIKNEGKSKRLISRANIILALDEKKNTGLTHTDIAKQYNVTYHTVVNIINEFVDKGLDSTLTYKRNPNSNRKKKKAN from the coding sequence ATGAGTATAACTACTAAACACATAATATCTTTAAAGGATGAAGAAAAGCAAAAGATTAAAGAGTTTATTAAGAATGAGGGTAAATCTAAAAGGTTGATATCGAGAGCAAATATTATATTAGCTTTAGACGAGAAAAAGAATACTGGCCTGACACATACAGATATCGCTAAACAATACAACGTAACATATCATACCGTAGTAAACATAATAAATGAGTTTGTTGATAAAGGTTTAGATTCTACTTTAACTTATAAAAGAAACCCAAACAGCAACAGAAAAAAGAAAAAAGCTAATTAA
- a CDS encoding helix-turn-helix domain-containing protein — protein sequence MNNKKNYYAIIPANVRYDKRLSPLTRLIYGEITALTNEKGYCFATNAYFANLYSMSNVSISRCISELKEHNYIRVVYDIKEKNVDKRKIYINNLENKKLENKEIDNINIEDTKENESINKNRSIKQNDDAFSFKNIKLSNRIQLNDDTVIQNNIKEYNQNCLDSIKEKVKDNNIINNTNNNITNSTINKNFLSEFDTFVLELCQVFNSFTYNNASKISELYGFKSKEKQELLLKIFNERKFDWRECIKYAKLKAREKNNIPTLWLDFLSFLKIYLREGDKEKLIKPHYTEEELLERARKLQKQKREREKALLEESKKMEELERALGRESMTLEEVIEATKEQFKHLKRK from the coding sequence ATGAATAACAAAAAAAACTATTACGCCATAATACCTGCAAATGTTAGATACGACAAAAGATTAAGCCCTCTCACAAGATTAATATACGGTGAAATTACAGCTCTCACCAATGAAAAAGGCTACTGTTTTGCTACAAACGCCTATTTTGCTAATTTGTATTCTATGAGCAATGTAAGCATATCGAGATGCATATCAGAGTTAAAGGAGCATAATTACATAAGGGTGGTTTATGATATAAAGGAGAAGAATGTAGACAAGAGAAAGATATATATAAATAATCTTGAAAACAAAAAATTAGAAAATAAAGAAATTGATAATATAAACATTGAAGATACTAAAGAAAATGAAAGCATTAATAAAAATAGAAGTATTAAACAAAATGATGATGCCTTTTCATTTAAAAACATAAAACTTTCTAATAGAATTCAATTAAATGATGATACCGTAATACAAAATAATATAAAAGAGTATAATCAAAATTGCTTAGATAGTATTAAAGAAAAAGTTAAAGATAATAATATAATTAATAATACAAATAATAATATAACTAATAGTACAATTAATAAAAATTTTCTCTCAGAGTTTGATACTTTTGTTTTAGAATTATGCCAAGTGTTTAACAGTTTCACCTACAACAACGCTTCCAAAATCTCTGAGCTATATGGTTTTAAGAGCAAAGAAAAACAAGAGTTATTATTAAAGATTTTTAACGAAAGAAAGTTTGATTGGAGGGAATGTATTAAATATGCGAAATTAAAAGCAAGAGAGAAAAACAACATACCAACATTATGGCTTGATTTTTTAAGTTTTCTAAAAATCTATTTAAGAGAAGGAGACAAAGAAAAACTCATAAAGCCACATTACACAGAAGAGGAATTATTAGAAAGAGCAAGGAAATTACAGAAACAAAAAAGGGAGAGAGAGAAAGCATTACTTGAAGAGAGTAAAAAGATGGAGGAATTAGAGAGGGCATTAGGCAGAGAGAGCATGACATTAGAAGAGGTAATAGAAGCGACAAAGGAGCAGTTTAAGCACTTAAAAAGGAAGTGA
- a CDS encoding PepSY-like domain-containing protein has product MAKKRYSLIIIVFVMLSSALFADDWMVPASSLPQKAQAFIASTYPGVTIWKVERDDGKFEVDLSNGVSIDFFMNGDWKSIDGEYMGVPKTVLPANIANVVDKTYPSSIIIEIEKEWGNYKVKLNNMMELYISADGQLMGQKFDD; this is encoded by the coding sequence ATGGCTAAAAAAAGATATTCACTTATAATTATCGTTTTTGTAATGCTGTCTTCTGCATTGTTTGCTGATGATTGGATGGTTCCAGCTTCTTCATTGCCTCAAAAAGCCCAAGCCTTCATTGCTTCCACCTATCCGGGTGTTACAATATGGAAGGTAGAGCGTGATGACGGCAAGTTTGAGGTGGATTTATCTAATGGAGTTTCTATAGACTTTTTTATGAACGGCGATTGGAAAAGCATTGACGGTGAATATATGGGTGTGCCTAAGACTGTGCTTCCTGCCAATATAGCAAACGTTGTTGATAAGACCTATCCTTCTTCTATAATTATAGAAATAGAGAAAGAGTGGGGCAATTATAAAGTAAAACTCAATAACATGATGGAATTATATATTTCAGCAGATGGTCAATTAATGGGTCAGAAATTTGACGACTAA